From the Burkholderia glumae LMG 2196 = ATCC 33617 genome, one window contains:
- a CDS encoding D-tagatose-bisphosphate aldolase, class II, non-catalytic subunit — MPGLSPAAECSQRSERRDAQPAADAGRTLGAIFDANRAGARRGIYSVCSAHALVLEAAFEAARDDGSPLLIEATCNQVNHRGGYTGATPADFRRDVEALAVRTGFSLDALVLGGDHLGPNPWRHLRAKEAMREAAAMVAAYVAAGFTKIHLDASMACADDAAPLTDTLVAERAAQLCAAAEAAAEAAGTAPVYVVGTEVPVPGGEAGGEAGGEADGGAGPMSHIRVTRAEAIRATLDAHEDAFARYGLEAAWARTVAVVAQPGVDFDERRVLDYAPARAEALAASILEVPRFVFEAHSTDYQTEAALAALVRDHFAILKVGPGLTFALREALFALSFVEDALFDEPQRSRLRDVVDEAMLARPEHWAPYYRGDAAAQRLARQFSYSDRIRYYWLQPAVAAAVARLFANLARRAPPETLLAQWLPDVYEARRAHALGDDPAAWVRFRIRHTIARYARACGMQQGG; from the coding sequence ATGCCCGGCCTGAGCCCCGCCGCCGAATGCAGCCAACGCAGCGAACGCCGCGACGCGCAGCCGGCGGCCGATGCCGGCCGCACCCTCGGCGCGATCTTCGATGCCAATCGCGCCGGCGCGCGGCGCGGCATCTATTCGGTCTGCAGCGCGCATGCGCTGGTGCTGGAGGCGGCCTTCGAGGCCGCGCGCGACGACGGCTCGCCGCTGCTGATCGAGGCGACCTGCAACCAGGTCAACCATCGGGGCGGCTACACCGGCGCCACGCCGGCCGATTTCCGCCGCGACGTGGAGGCGCTCGCCGTGCGCACGGGCTTTTCGCTCGACGCGCTGGTGCTGGGCGGCGATCACCTCGGCCCGAACCCGTGGCGCCACCTGCGCGCCAAGGAGGCGATGCGGGAGGCGGCGGCGATGGTGGCCGCCTACGTGGCGGCCGGCTTCACCAAGATCCATCTCGACGCCAGCATGGCCTGCGCCGACGACGCCGCACCGCTCACCGACACGCTCGTGGCCGAGCGCGCCGCGCAGCTCTGCGCGGCGGCCGAGGCCGCGGCCGAGGCGGCCGGCACGGCGCCCGTCTACGTGGTGGGTACCGAGGTGCCGGTGCCGGGCGGCGAAGCGGGCGGCGAAGCAGGCGGCGAGGCCGACGGTGGCGCCGGCCCGATGTCGCATATCAGGGTGACGCGCGCCGAGGCGATCCGCGCCACGCTCGACGCCCATGAGGACGCGTTCGCGCGCTACGGCCTCGAAGCGGCCTGGGCCCGCACGGTGGCGGTGGTGGCGCAGCCCGGCGTCGATTTCGACGAACGCCGGGTGCTCGACTACGCGCCGGCCCGGGCCGAGGCGCTGGCCGCCAGCATCCTCGAGGTGCCGCGCTTCGTGTTCGAGGCGCACTCGACCGACTACCAGACCGAGGCCGCGCTCGCCGCGCTGGTGCGCGACCATTTCGCGATTCTGAAGGTCGGCCCCGGCCTGACCTTCGCGCTGCGCGAGGCGCTGTTCGCCTTGAGCTTCGTCGAGGACGCGCTGTTCGACGAGCCTCAGCGCTCGCGGCTGCGCGACGTGGTGGACGAGGCGATGCTCGCGCGCCCCGAGCACTGGGCGCCCTACTACCGCGGCGACGCCGCCGCGCAGCGGCTCGCGCGCCAGTTCAGCTACAGCGACCGGATCCGCTACTACTGGCTGCAGCCGGCGGTGGCCGCCGCGGTCGCGCGCCTGTTCGCCAACCTGGCGCGCCGCGCGCCGCCCGAGACGCTGCTCGCGCAGTGGCTGCCCGACGTCTACGAGGCGCGGCGCGCGCACGCGCTCGGCGACGATCCGGCCGCCTGGGTCCGCTTCCGGATCCGCCACACGATTGCCCGCTATGCTCGCGCGTGCGGGATGCAGCAAGGCGGGTAA
- a CDS encoding sugar kinase has protein sequence MAELVVAGELLAEFVAAQRGQGFAAPGEFSGPFPSGAPAIFADQAARMGVSVAYAGCVGRDAFGDAIVARLDSHGVSTGAIRRVARPTGLAFVAYRDDGSRQFVYSIDGSASALLEAADIGSELFEGCRYYHVMGSSLTSENAIAAVKRGVSEAARAGARISFDPNVRAEMLAAFGPMRAALEELLDACHLFLPSEADLPFFCGPQPAERAIAGLLATRPLLERVVLKRGAAGSAAFDREGRLEIGGYETTELDPTGAGDCFGGTLVASLIQGWPIDAALSRANAAGALAVARLGPMEGNSSPAEIVEFLARRGVACPA, from the coding sequence ATGGCCGAGCTCGTCGTCGCGGGCGAACTGCTCGCCGAATTCGTCGCCGCGCAGCGCGGCCAGGGCTTCGCCGCGCCGGGCGAATTCAGCGGCCCGTTTCCGAGCGGCGCGCCGGCGATCTTCGCCGATCAGGCGGCGCGCATGGGCGTGTCGGTGGCCTACGCGGGCTGCGTGGGACGCGATGCGTTCGGCGACGCGATCGTGGCGCGGCTCGATTCGCACGGCGTGAGCACCGGCGCGATCCGCCGCGTGGCGCGTCCCACCGGGCTCGCGTTCGTGGCCTACCGCGACGACGGCAGCCGCCAGTTCGTCTACAGCATCGACGGCAGCGCCTCGGCGCTGCTCGAGGCGGCCGACATCGGGTCCGAGCTGTTCGAGGGCTGCCGCTATTACCATGTGATGGGCTCGTCGCTGACGAGCGAGAACGCGATCGCCGCGGTCAAGCGCGGCGTGAGCGAGGCCGCGCGCGCGGGCGCCAGGATCTCGTTCGATCCGAACGTGCGCGCCGAGATGCTGGCCGCGTTCGGGCCGATGCGCGCCGCGCTGGAGGAACTGCTCGACGCCTGCCATCTGTTCCTGCCGAGCGAGGCCGACCTGCCGTTCTTCTGCGGCCCGCAGCCGGCCGAGCGCGCGATCGCCGGGCTGCTCGCCACGCGGCCGCTGCTGGAGCGCGTGGTGCTCAAGCGCGGCGCGGCCGGCAGCGCCGCGTTCGACCGCGAGGGCCGGCTCGAGATCGGCGGCTACGAGACCACCGAGCTCGATCCGACCGGCGCCGGCGACTGCTTCGGCGGCACGCTGGTGGCGAGCCTGATCCAGGGCTGGCCGATCGACGCGGCGCTGTCGCGCGCCAACGCGGCCGGTGCGCTGGCGGTGGCCAGGCTCGGGCCGATGGAGGGCAACAGCTCGCCCGCCGAGATCGTCGAATTCCTGGCCCGCCGGGGGGTGGCATGCCCGGCCTGA
- a CDS encoding L-iditol 2-dehydrogenase: MRLQDKVAILTGAASGIGEAVAQRYLEEGARCVLVDLKPAGGSLAALIAEHPERAIALTADVTRREDIARIVATAVERFGGIDILFNNAALFDMRPLLDESWDIFDRLFSVNVKGMFFLMQAVAQRMVEQGRGGKIVNMSSQAGRRGEALVSHYCATKAAVLSYTQSAALALAPHRINVNGIAPGVVDTPMWEQVDALFARYENRPLGEKKRLVGEAVPLGRMGLPADLTGAALFLASADADYITAQTLNVDGGNWMS, encoded by the coding sequence GTGAGATTGCAGGACAAGGTCGCGATCCTGACGGGCGCCGCCAGCGGCATCGGCGAAGCGGTCGCGCAGCGATATCTGGAAGAGGGCGCGCGCTGCGTGCTGGTCGATCTGAAGCCGGCGGGCGGCTCGCTGGCGGCGTTGATCGCCGAGCACCCCGAGCGCGCGATCGCGCTCACCGCGGACGTGACGCGGCGCGAGGACATCGCGCGCATCGTCGCCACGGCGGTCGAGCGCTTCGGCGGCATCGACATCCTGTTCAACAACGCGGCGCTGTTCGACATGCGCCCGCTGCTCGACGAATCCTGGGACATCTTCGACCGCCTGTTCTCGGTCAACGTGAAGGGCATGTTCTTCCTGATGCAGGCGGTCGCGCAGCGGATGGTCGAGCAGGGCCGCGGCGGCAAGATCGTCAACATGTCGTCGCAGGCCGGCCGGCGCGGCGAGGCGCTGGTCTCGCACTACTGCGCGACCAAGGCCGCCGTGCTCAGCTACACGCAATCGGCCGCGCTGGCGCTCGCGCCGCACCGGATCAACGTCAACGGCATCGCGCCGGGCGTGGTGGACACGCCGATGTGGGAGCAGGTGGATGCCCTGTTCGCGCGCTACGAGAACCGTCCGCTCGGCGAGAAGAAGCGCCTGGTGGGCGAGGCGGTGCCGCTCGGCCGCATGGGCCTGCCCGCCGACCTGACGGGCGCCGCGCTGTTCCTTGCCTCGGCCGACGCCGACTACATCACCGCCCAGACGCTCAATGTCGACGGCGGCAACTGGATGAGCTGA
- a CDS encoding Fur family transcriptional regulator codes for MASTSSLDARLARADAFAAEHGLTWTPLRRQVYEKVLAAQKPIGAYDLIAELTPERGRMPPTTVYRALDFLVEHGFIHRIESRNAFFACCEIGPPHQGQFLICESCGDTVEIPGAELARQLSASESAHGFEMHRQVIELTGLCGECKTHPKGAPNA; via the coding sequence ATGGCCTCGACCTCGTCCCTGGATGCCCGCCTCGCCCGTGCCGATGCGTTCGCCGCCGAGCACGGCCTGACCTGGACGCCGCTGCGGCGGCAGGTGTACGAGAAGGTGCTGGCCGCGCAGAAGCCGATCGGCGCCTACGACCTGATCGCCGAACTCACGCCCGAGCGCGGCCGCATGCCGCCCACCACCGTCTATCGTGCGCTCGATTTCCTCGTCGAGCACGGCTTCATTCATCGCATCGAATCGCGCAACGCGTTCTTCGCCTGCTGCGAGATCGGCCCGCCCCACCAGGGGCAGTTCCTGATCTGCGAATCATGCGGCGACACCGTCGAGATTCCCGGCGCCGAACTCGCGCGCCAGCTCTCCGCCAGCGAATCCGCCCACGGCTTCGAGATGCACCGTCAGGTGATCGAGCTGACGGGCCTCTGCGGCGAATGCAAGACTCATCCCAAGGGCGCGCCGAACGCGTGA
- a CDS encoding metal ABC transporter solute-binding protein, Zn/Mn family: MTFAATSRAPLRARSPRSPRSPRSPRSVRSRLGRWLAAGCAALALAAPALAQAAKLQVVAAENFYGDVVRQIGGANVAVSSILSNPDQDPHLFEASPKTARELQHANLVVYNGADYDPWMAKLLAASNNAARKTIVVADLVGKKPGDNPHLWYDPATMPAAARAIAAALAAADPAHRAEYETNLASFLASLKPIDAKIAALRAQYRGVPVTATEPVFGYMSDAIGLTMRNLSFQLATMNDTEASASDIAAFENDLRTRQVRVLIYNSQAEEPMTKRMLKIAKDASVPTVSVTETEPAGKTFQQWMLAQLEALGTALGRH; the protein is encoded by the coding sequence ATGACTTTCGCCGCCACGTCGCGCGCGCCGCTGCGCGCCCGCTCCCCCCGCTCCCCCCGCTCCCCCCGCTCCCCCCGCTCCGTCCGCTCCCGCCTGGGCCGCTGGCTCGCCGCCGGCTGCGCCGCGCTCGCACTCGCCGCGCCGGCGCTCGCGCAGGCCGCGAAGCTGCAGGTGGTGGCCGCCGAGAACTTCTATGGCGATGTGGTCAGGCAAATCGGCGGCGCCAACGTGGCGGTGTCGAGCATCCTCAGCAACCCGGACCAGGACCCGCACCTGTTCGAGGCGAGCCCGAAGACGGCGCGCGAGCTGCAGCATGCCAACCTGGTGGTCTACAACGGCGCCGACTATGATCCGTGGATGGCCAAGCTGCTGGCGGCCTCGAACAACGCCGCGCGCAAGACCATCGTGGTGGCCGACCTGGTCGGCAAAAAGCCCGGCGACAACCCGCATCTCTGGTACGATCCGGCCACGATGCCGGCCGCCGCGCGAGCCATCGCCGCCGCCCTCGCGGCGGCCGATCCCGCGCATCGGGCCGAGTACGAGACGAACCTCGCGAGCTTCCTCGCCTCGCTCAAGCCGATCGACGCGAAGATCGCCGCGCTGCGCGCGCAATACCGCGGCGTGCCGGTCACCGCCACCGAGCCGGTGTTCGGCTACATGTCGGACGCGATCGGCCTGACGATGCGCAACCTGAGCTTCCAGCTCGCGACCATGAACGACACCGAGGCGAGCGCGAGCGACATCGCGGCGTTCGAGAACGATCTGCGCACGCGTCAGGTGCGCGTGCTGATCTACAACAGCCAGGCCGAGGAGCCGATGACCAAGCGCATGCTCAAGATCGCGAAGGACGCGTCCGTGCCGACCGTCAGCGTCACCGAGACCGAGCCGGCCGGCAAGACCTTCCAGCAGTGGATGCTCGCGCAGCTCGAGGCGCTGGGCACCGCGCTGGGCCGCCACTGA
- a CDS encoding ABC transporter ATP-binding protein, producing the protein MTTAACAALALERVTLELGGRTILRDVSLAVEAGEFVGVLGPNGAGKTTLMRSVLGLVPAARGAISVAGAPVSRGNPAIGYMPQIRSALAGRRVRGYDFVAMAADGHRWGLPRANPAVRADVARVLDLVGGTALARRPLSELSGGERQRLLLAQCLLGAPKLLLLDEPLISLDPHHQRGVVELVRRVQRELGITVLFSAHELNPLLNALDRVLYLGNGTAALGTVDEVITRPVLSRLYGSPIDVMRVNGRIFVMSGDVEVEKHDHEHEDDGHHGHGHAHPHSHGHAHPHGPSHE; encoded by the coding sequence ATGACCACTGCTGCTTGCGCCGCGCTCGCGCTCGAACGCGTCACGCTCGAACTGGGCGGGCGCACCATCCTGCGCGACGTCAGCCTGGCCGTCGAGGCCGGCGAATTCGTCGGCGTGCTCGGCCCGAACGGCGCCGGCAAGACCACCCTGATGCGCTCGGTGCTGGGCCTCGTGCCGGCTGCGCGCGGCGCCATCTCGGTGGCGGGCGCGCCCGTCTCGCGCGGCAATCCGGCGATCGGCTACATGCCGCAGATCCGCAGCGCGCTGGCCGGGCGCCGCGTGCGCGGCTACGACTTCGTGGCGATGGCCGCCGACGGCCACCGCTGGGGGCTGCCGCGCGCGAACCCGGCAGTGCGCGCCGACGTGGCGCGCGTGCTCGATCTGGTGGGCGGCACGGCGCTCGCCCGACGTCCGTTGTCCGAGCTGTCGGGCGGCGAGCGCCAGCGCCTGCTGCTCGCGCAGTGCCTGCTCGGCGCGCCGAAGCTGCTGCTGCTCGACGAGCCGCTGATCAGCCTCGACCCGCATCACCAGCGCGGCGTGGTGGAGCTGGTGCGGCGCGTGCAGCGCGAGCTCGGCATCACCGTGCTGTTCTCGGCGCACGAACTGAACCCGCTGCTCAACGCGCTGGACCGCGTGCTCTATCTCGGCAACGGCACCGCCGCGCTCGGCACCGTCGACGAGGTGATCACCCGGCCGGTGCTGTCGCGCCTGTACGGTTCGCCGATCGACGTGATGCGCGTTAACGGCCGGATCTTCGTGATGTCGGGCGACGTCGAGGTGGAAAAGCACGATCACGAACACGAGGACGACGGCCACCACGGGCACGGACATGCCCACCCGCATTCGCACGGCCACGCTCATCCGCACGGCCCTTCGCACGAGTAG
- a CDS encoding metal ABC transporter permease, whose product MFEYEFMVNAFAASGIVAVLAGVVGYFLVLRGQTFAGHALSHVGFTGATGAVLLGLSPIWGMVGFTLAAGIAMGALGERLAGRDVAIGVILSVALGAGLLFLHFYTSYATQVTALLFGNVLGVSHATLMALAGIGVVSLLALAAILRPLLFASLQPELAEAKGVSLRLVSVLFLAICALAVAACTQIVGVLLVFTLLVGPASAAQNLATRLATGVWLAALFALGEAWLGITLAYYTDWPTSFWITALSALVYAASLGGRRLAAGASA is encoded by the coding sequence ATGTTTGAATACGAATTCATGGTCAACGCGTTCGCCGCGTCGGGGATCGTCGCGGTGCTGGCGGGCGTGGTCGGCTACTTCCTGGTGCTGCGCGGCCAGACCTTCGCCGGCCACGCGCTCTCGCACGTCGGCTTCACCGGCGCCACCGGCGCGGTGCTGCTCGGCCTCTCGCCGATCTGGGGGATGGTGGGCTTCACGCTGGCGGCCGGCATCGCGATGGGCGCGCTCGGCGAACGGCTCGCGGGCCGCGACGTCGCGATCGGCGTGATCCTCTCGGTGGCGCTCGGCGCGGGCCTGCTGTTCCTGCATTTCTACACCAGCTACGCGACCCAGGTCACCGCGCTGCTGTTCGGCAACGTACTCGGCGTGAGCCACGCCACGCTGATGGCGCTGGCCGGCATCGGCGTGGTCAGCCTGCTCGCGCTCGCGGCGATCCTGCGCCCGCTGCTGTTCGCCTCGCTGCAGCCGGAACTGGCCGAGGCCAAGGGCGTATCGCTGCGGCTCGTGTCGGTGCTGTTCCTCGCGATCTGCGCGCTCGCGGTAGCGGCCTGCACGCAGATCGTCGGCGTGCTGCTGGTGTTCACGCTGCTGGTGGGGCCGGCCTCGGCCGCGCAGAACCTCGCCACGCGGCTTGCCACCGGGGTCTGGCTGGCCGCCCTGTTCGCGCTCGGCGAGGCCTGGCTCGGCATCACGCTCGCCTACTACACCGACTGGCCGACCAGCTTCTGGATCACCGCGCTGTCCGCGCTCGTCTACGCCGCAAGCCTCGGCGGGCGCCGGCTCGCGGCGGGCGCCTCGGCCTGA
- the fghA gene encoding S-formylglutathione hydrolase encodes MLELTASHACFGGEQRFYRHESSIIGLPMKFSVFLPRQAVQGGTRVPALFFLAGLTCTEETFMIKAGAQRFAAEHGIALIAPDTSPRGAGVPGEADAWDFGVGAGFYLDATQAPWATHYRMESYLMDELRALVLGALPVEGTRLGIFGHSMGGHGALTLALRHPGVFRSVSAFAPIAAPMRCAWGEKAFSGYLGEDREAWKAHDASELVARSDAPRYADGILIDQGLADQFLPTQLNPEVFEAACREAGQPLTLRRHEGYDHGYYFISTFIADHLAHHARTLLA; translated from the coding sequence ATGCTTGAACTGACTGCGTCGCATGCATGCTTCGGCGGCGAGCAGCGTTTCTATCGCCACGAATCGTCGATCATCGGCCTGCCGATGAAGTTCTCGGTGTTCCTGCCGCGGCAGGCGGTGCAGGGCGGCACGCGCGTGCCCGCGCTGTTCTTCCTGGCGGGGCTGACCTGCACCGAGGAAACCTTCATGATCAAGGCCGGCGCGCAGCGCTTCGCGGCCGAGCACGGCATCGCGCTGATCGCGCCCGACACGAGCCCGCGCGGCGCCGGCGTGCCGGGCGAGGCCGATGCCTGGGATTTCGGGGTGGGCGCGGGCTTCTATCTCGACGCCACCCAGGCGCCGTGGGCCACGCATTACCGGATGGAGTCGTACCTGATGGACGAGCTGCGCGCGCTGGTGCTCGGCGCGCTGCCGGTCGAGGGCACGCGGCTGGGCATCTTCGGCCATTCGATGGGCGGCCATGGCGCGCTGACGCTCGCGCTGCGGCACCCGGGCGTGTTCCGCTCGGTCTCGGCGTTCGCGCCGATCGCCGCGCCGATGCGCTGCGCGTGGGGCGAGAAGGCGTTCAGCGGCTATCTCGGCGAGGATCGCGAGGCCTGGAAGGCGCACGACGCGAGCGAGCTGGTCGCGCGCAGCGATGCGCCGCGCTATGCCGACGGGATCCTCATCGATCAGGGGCTGGCCGACCAGTTCCTGCCGACCCAGCTCAACCCCGAGGTGTTCGAGGCCGCCTGCCGCGAGGCCGGCCAGCCGCTCACGCTGCGCCGCCACGAAGGCTACGACCACGGCTATTATTTCATCTCGACGTTCATCGCCGACCACCTCGCGCATCACGCGCGCACGCTGCTCGCGTGA
- a CDS encoding S-(hydroxymethyl)glutathione dehydrogenase/class III alcohol dehydrogenase: MKTKAAIAWKAGAPLTIEEVDLEGPRAGEVLIEVKATGICHTDYYTLSGADPEGIFPAILGHEGAGVVVDVGPGVGTLRKGDHVIPLYTPECRECKFCLSRKTNLCQKIRATQGKGLMPDATSRFSLDGKPIFHYMGTSTFSNYIVVPEIAVAKIREDAPFDKVCYIGCGVTTGVGAVVYSAKVEAGANVVVFGLGGIGLNVIQGAKMVGADKIIGIDINPARVELAKQFGMTHFINPKEVENVVDQIVQLTDGGADYSFECIGNVTTMRQALECTHKGWGQSFIIGVAAAGQEISTRPFQLVTGREWKGSAFGGARGRTDVPKIVDWYMEGKLNIDDLITHRLPLEQINDGFDLMKKGESIRSVVLY, translated from the coding sequence ATGAAGACGAAAGCCGCGATCGCATGGAAGGCCGGTGCGCCGCTGACCATCGAGGAAGTGGATCTGGAAGGCCCGCGCGCGGGCGAGGTGCTGATCGAGGTGAAGGCCACGGGGATCTGCCATACCGACTACTACACGCTGTCGGGCGCCGATCCGGAAGGCATCTTCCCGGCGATCCTCGGCCACGAGGGCGCGGGCGTGGTGGTGGACGTCGGCCCCGGCGTGGGCACGCTCAGAAAGGGCGACCACGTGATTCCGCTCTACACGCCCGAATGCCGCGAGTGCAAGTTCTGCCTGTCGCGCAAGACCAACCTGTGCCAGAAGATCCGCGCCACGCAGGGCAAGGGCCTGATGCCGGACGCCACCTCGCGCTTCTCGCTCGACGGCAAGCCGATCTTCCACTACATGGGCACCTCGACGTTCTCGAACTACATCGTCGTGCCGGAGATCGCGGTGGCGAAGATCCGCGAGGATGCGCCGTTCGACAAGGTCTGCTACATCGGCTGCGGCGTGACGACGGGGGTGGGCGCCGTGGTCTACTCGGCGAAGGTCGAGGCCGGCGCGAACGTGGTGGTGTTCGGCCTCGGCGGGATCGGCCTGAACGTGATCCAGGGCGCGAAGATGGTGGGCGCCGACAAGATCATCGGCATCGATATCAACCCGGCGCGCGTCGAACTGGCGAAGCAGTTCGGCATGACGCACTTCATCAACCCGAAGGAGGTCGAGAACGTGGTCGACCAGATCGTGCAGCTGACCGACGGCGGCGCGGATTACTCCTTCGAGTGCATCGGCAACGTCACCACCATGCGTCAGGCGCTCGAATGCACCCACAAGGGCTGGGGCCAGTCCTTCATCATCGGCGTGGCGGCGGCCGGCCAGGAGATCAGCACGCGGCCGTTCCAGCTCGTCACGGGCCGCGAATGGAAGGGCTCGGCGTTCGGCGGCGCGCGCGGGCGCACCGACGTGCCGAAGATCGTCGACTGGTACATGGAAGGCAAGCTCAACATCGACGACCTGATCACGCACCGTCTGCCGCTCGAGCAGATCAACGACGGCTTCGACCTGATGAAGAAGGGCGAGTCGATCCGCTCGGTCGTGCTCTACTGA
- a CDS encoding nucleobase:cation symporter-2 family protein: MQSNTVHPCDEILPAGRLVTLGLQHVLVMYAGAVAVPLIIGGALKLPKDQIAFLISADLFACGIATLIQTLGVWIFGIRLPVIMGCTFASVGPLIAIGTNPSLGLLDVFGSTIAAGVIGIVIAPVIGKLLRFFPPVVVGTVIAVIGLSLMGVGINWAAGGVGNPEYGDPVFLGLSLLVLTLILLINRFGRGFLANIAVLLGIVAGFAIALGLGRVDLDGVAAAPWVGVVMPFHFGVPHFDALSIATMVIVMFVTFIESTGMFLAVGDMVERPVDQQALVRGLRVDGLGTLIGGIFNSFPHTSFSQNVGLVGVTGVKSRFVCVTGGVILVLLGLFPKMAQIVASVPAFVLGGAGIVMFGMVAANGVKTLSRVDFVTNHNNLFIVAVSIGLGLVPVVSPHFFAKLPGALAPLLHSGILLASVSAVLLNLVFNGVRSEQQAECEIRRAGHDLERRPAGLH; this comes from the coding sequence ATGCAATCGAACACGGTCCATCCGTGCGACGAGATTTTGCCGGCCGGCAGGCTCGTCACCCTCGGTCTGCAGCACGTGCTCGTGATGTACGCCGGCGCGGTCGCGGTGCCGCTCATCATCGGCGGCGCGCTGAAGCTGCCGAAAGACCAGATCGCGTTCCTGATCAGCGCCGACCTGTTCGCGTGCGGAATCGCCACGCTGATCCAGACGCTCGGCGTCTGGATCTTCGGCATCCGTCTGCCGGTGATCATGGGCTGCACCTTCGCCTCGGTCGGCCCGCTGATCGCGATCGGCACCAATCCGAGCCTCGGGCTGCTCGACGTATTCGGCTCGACCATCGCGGCGGGCGTGATCGGCATCGTGATCGCGCCGGTGATCGGCAAGCTGTTGCGCTTCTTTCCGCCGGTGGTGGTCGGCACCGTGATCGCGGTGATCGGCCTGTCGCTGATGGGGGTGGGCATCAACTGGGCCGCCGGCGGCGTGGGCAACCCCGAGTACGGCGACCCGGTGTTCCTCGGCCTGTCGCTGCTGGTGCTCACGCTGATCCTGCTGATCAACAGGTTCGGCCGCGGCTTCCTTGCCAACATCGCGGTGCTGCTGGGCATCGTGGCCGGCTTCGCGATCGCGCTCGGGCTCGGGCGCGTCGATCTCGACGGCGTCGCGGCCGCGCCCTGGGTCGGCGTCGTGATGCCGTTCCACTTCGGCGTGCCGCACTTCGACGCGCTGTCGATCGCGACCATGGTGATCGTGATGTTCGTCACCTTCATCGAATCGACCGGCATGTTCCTCGCGGTCGGCGACATGGTCGAGCGCCCGGTGGACCAGCAGGCCCTGGTGCGCGGCCTGCGCGTGGACGGCCTCGGCACGCTGATCGGCGGCATCTTCAACTCGTTTCCGCACACCTCGTTCTCGCAGAACGTCGGGCTGGTGGGCGTGACCGGCGTGAAGAGCCGCTTCGTGTGCGTGACGGGCGGCGTGATCCTGGTGCTGCTCGGGCTGTTCCCGAAGATGGCGCAGATCGTCGCCTCGGTGCCGGCCTTCGTGCTGGGCGGCGCGGGCATCGTGATGTTCGGAATGGTGGCCGCGAACGGCGTGAAAACGCTTTCACGCGTCGATTTCGTCACCAATCACAACAACCTGTTCATCGTCGCGGTCAGCATCGGGCTAGGCCTCGTGCCGGTGGTCTCGCCGCACTTCTTCGCGAAGCTGCCGGGCGCGCTCGCCCCGCTCCTGCACAGCGGCATCCTGCTCGCCTCGGTGTCGGCAGTGCTGCTGAACCTCGTGTTCAACGGCGTGAGGAGCGAGCAGCAGGCCGAATGCGAGATCCGCCGCGCCGGCCACGACCTCGAACGGCGCCCGGCCGGCCTGCACTGA